In Dehalococcoidia bacterium, one genomic interval encodes:
- a CDS encoding glycerophosphodiester phosphodiesterase, with the protein MTSSSGFLNIAHRGASEYAPENTFAAYDKALELGVNHIEIDVHFSRDGHIVVIHDDTLDRTTDGSGPVADLTLAELRELDAGSWFGSEYAGERIRTLAELFEHYKGRLHFHIEIKARAEGLASRVADMVRAHGMTDDVTITSFWRPWLDEVREYAPELTTGWLVPLGPVDWDDSIIEQAVALGLDQVCPRANITTPELVRTLHERGFVVRCQGVYSEDLMRHVVECGADGMTINFPDKLTEYLALRPGGQRVDV; encoded by the coding sequence ATGACTTCATCGTCTGGGTTCCTCAACATCGCACACCGTGGAGCTTCTGAATATGCCCCCGAGAACACGTTTGCGGCTTACGACAAGGCGCTCGAATTGGGAGTTAACCATATTGAGATCGACGTCCACTTCAGCCGCGACGGCCATATCGTCGTCATACATGACGACACACTGGACCGCACCACTGACGGCTCCGGCCCCGTCGCTGACCTGACCCTCGCTGAGCTCCGTGAACTCGACGCCGGATCGTGGTTCGGGTCCGAGTACGCTGGTGAGCGAATCAGGACCCTGGCCGAGCTCTTCGAGCACTACAAGGGACGGTTGCACTTCCACATCGAGATCAAGGCCCGCGCTGAGGGGCTGGCGAGTCGAGTAGCCGACATGGTCAGGGCACACGGGATGACCGACGACGTCACGATTACGTCGTTCTGGAGACCGTGGCTCGACGAGGTGCGAGAGTACGCACCTGAGCTGACCACCGGCTGGCTGGTGCCGCTCGGACCTGTGGACTGGGACGACTCGATCATCGAACAGGCTGTCGCTCTTGGACTGGACCAGGTCTGCCCCAGAGCGAACATCACGACCCCTGAACTGGTCCGCACGCTCCACGAGCGCGGATTCGTGGTCAGGTGTCAGGGCGTGTACAGCGAGGATCTCATGCGACACGTCGTCGAGTGCGGCGCGGACGGCATGACCATCAACTTCCCGGACAAACTCACTGAATACCTAGCCCTCAGACCAGGTGGTCAAAGGGTAGATGTATGA
- a CDS encoding type II toxin-antitoxin system VapB family antitoxin has protein sequence MRTTLDIDSRLLDRVVNATGESSKSKAVNVALKEFIRRKYAQELIDSWGRIVVDDFSEEAAKLDERRRSFLDSIGKDPS, from the coding sequence ATGAGGACTACACTCGACATCGATAGCAGATTGCTGGATCGGGTTGTTAACGCCACAGGTGAAAGTTCCAAGAGTAAGGCCGTTAACGTGGCACTCAAGGAGTTCATTCGTCGGAAGTATGCTCAGGAGCTAATAGACTCGTGGGGCAGAATCGTCGTTGACGACTTCAGTGAAGAAGCCGCCAAACTCGACGAGAGACGAAGGAGTTTCCTGGATTCCATCGGGAAGGATCCTTCTTGA
- the carA gene encoding glutamine-hydrolyzing carbamoyl-phosphate synthase small subunit, giving the protein MKTARLITSQRTHGEVVFNTSMTGYQEILTDPSYAGQIVVPTYPLIGNYGINRDDYESRKIQVSGFVVRDHCDAPSHAASDMTLDDFLKSQGIVGLSGVDTRAITRRLRTSGVMMGTIAIAESPEQALARLREMPTYEGTDFVREVSTAEPYGWETPLTGVEPLERKYRVLVSDCGLKYNILRNLRTRGCEVMAYPATASADDLLAMKPDGVLMSPGPGDPDLLDYAVDTAKGLVGRVPMMGICLGNQIIARAFGGRNYKLKFGHRGGNHPVKEIATGRVHITAQNHGYAVDPDSLPSDLEVSHINLNDGTVEGLRHTSLPIMSIQYHSEASPGPRDNEYLFDRFMDLVREHSS; this is encoded by the coding sequence TTGAAGACGGCTCGTCTTATAACGTCGCAGCGGACGCACGGTGAGGTCGTGTTCAACACGTCGATGACGGGGTACCAGGAGATCCTCACCGACCCGTCTTACGCTGGTCAGATCGTAGTGCCGACGTACCCGCTCATCGGCAACTACGGGATCAACAGGGACGACTACGAATCGCGCAAGATCCAGGTATCAGGATTCGTAGTGCGCGACCACTGCGATGCTCCGAGCCACGCTGCCAGCGACATGACGCTGGACGACTTCCTGAAGTCGCAGGGCATCGTCGGACTCAGCGGCGTGGATACGCGTGCGATCACCCGCCGGCTCAGGACGAGCGGTGTAATGATGGGCACCATCGCGATCGCTGAGTCACCGGAACAGGCTCTCGCCAGACTCAGGGAGATGCCGACCTACGAAGGCACAGACTTCGTGCGAGAGGTCTCGACCGCTGAGCCGTACGGCTGGGAGACTCCCCTGACCGGTGTTGAGCCGCTTGAAAGAAAGTACCGTGTGCTGGTCTCAGACTGCGGTCTGAAGTACAACATACTGCGCAACCTGCGCACGCGCGGATGCGAGGTCATGGCATACCCGGCAACCGCGTCGGCAGATGATCTGCTCGCGATGAAGCCGGATGGCGTGCTGATGTCTCCCGGTCCCGGCGACCCGGACCTGCTGGACTACGCAGTCGACACCGCCAAGGGGCTGGTCGGTCGTGTGCCGATGATGGGCATCTGCCTCGGCAACCAGATCATTGCCCGTGCGTTCGGAGGCCGGAACTACAAGCTGAAGTTTGGGCACAGGGGCGGCAACCACCCGGTCAAGGAGATCGCAACGGGCCGCGTCCACATAACCGCACAGAACCACGGATACGCCGTCGACCCCGACAGCCTGCCGTCAGACCTCGAGGTCAGCCACATCAACCTCAACGACGGGACAGTCGAGGGCCTTCGACACACATCCCTACCGATCATGAGCATCCAGTACCACTCCGAAGCATCCCCCGGCCCCCGCGACAACGAGTACCTCTTCGACAGATTTATGGACCTCGTAAGGGAGCACTCGTCCTGA
- a CDS encoding SDR family oxidoreductase yields the protein MARILEGKVSIITGAATGIGRATAELFSSEGASVVVADRNDVEGERTVASINERGGDAIYVETDVSKSGDVQRMVERAVERFGPPDILVNNAGIFIRMVHRVHEITDLEWDLTLQTNLKGAFYCCKYVLPHMMEKGGAVVSISSVSALGGGGMASPYGISKAGLISLGRAVASEYAEYGIRSNVILPGLTDTPQARGSTGSTERFEERTNEILLGRPGKPSDIAQLILFLASEQSSFITGASYIIDGGGNLSSQ from the coding sequence ATGGCAAGAATTCTTGAGGGCAAAGTATCGATCATCACTGGCGCCGCTACGGGCATCGGTAGGGCGACAGCCGAGCTGTTTTCGAGTGAGGGCGCTTCCGTGGTCGTGGCTGACCGGAACGATGTCGAGGGCGAGCGAACGGTGGCCAGCATCAATGAACGGGGCGGCGACGCCATATACGTCGAGACCGACGTTTCCAAGTCTGGCGACGTGCAGCGGATGGTGGAGCGGGCCGTTGAACGATTTGGTCCCCCGGATATCCTGGTGAACAACGCTGGGATCTTCATTCGTATGGTGCATCGAGTCCATGAAATCACCGACTTGGAATGGGATCTGACCCTGCAGACAAATCTGAAGGGTGCCTTCTACTGCTGCAAGTATGTGCTGCCTCACATGATGGAAAAGGGTGGGGCGGTCGTTTCGATATCCTCGGTATCGGCCCTCGGAGGAGGGGGCATGGCCAGTCCGTACGGCATCAGCAAGGCCGGTTTGATCAGTCTGGGAAGGGCGGTCGCGAGTGAGTACGCTGAGTACGGGATTCGGTCGAATGTCATCCTTCCAGGACTTACAGACACGCCGCAGGCCAGGGGATCGACGGGCAGCACGGAGCGGTTTGAGGAGAGGACCAACGAGATTCTCCTGGGAAGACCGGGGAAGCCCTCAGACATAGCTCAACTCATTCTCTTCCTGGCGTCGGAACAGTCTTCATTCATCACGGGGGCCAGCTACATAATCGATGGCGGCGGAAATCTTTCCAGTCAGTAG
- a CDS encoding PIN domain-containing protein, whose protein sequence is MVHAQRLPNSEEAGHLASLIVSGDAAVTGPVIMEYLRGARSDDEFNFLSERITSLDFLELDPPTWVWAGRLSGRYMRAGVTISDLDIVIAATAIRYGVPLYTFDGVFVRIPELDLYEPPFQEADKQ, encoded by the coding sequence TTGGTACATGCACAGAGGCTTCCGAATTCTGAAGAAGCGGGACATCTAGCTTCTCTCATCGTATCTGGTGATGCCGCAGTGACGGGGCCAGTTATCATGGAGTACCTGAGGGGTGCTCGATCCGACGACGAGTTCAATTTCCTGAGCGAACGGATTACCTCCCTGGACTTTCTTGAATTGGACCCGCCGACATGGGTGTGGGCAGGGAGACTGAGCGGGCGCTACATGCGTGCTGGTGTGACTATCTCCGATCTCGACATCGTCATCGCCGCCACCGCAATCAGGTACGGTGTTCCCCTATACACCTTTGACGGAGTGTTCGTCCGCATACCGGAGCTTGACCTGTACGAACCTCCTTTTCAGGAAGCGGACAAGCAATGA
- a CDS encoding enoyl-CoA hydratase/isomerase family protein has product MTTDQDTSTWKKTPDGIPIPPPSPDDVLYEARDGVARITLNRPIVLNAINKNVNRLLDGAFDQAESDEDVRAVILTGAGRAFSAGGDLWSSLYPDDDPAPNAIDLQLRIWSFPKPVIAAVRGHAVGQGCELAGVCDLTIAAESARMGEIQIRHGFGIPMLITPFITGQKQAKEILLLGEIVTAEDALRMGMVNRVVPDDELDEAANEMAHKLAVLPPSVVRLNKRLVNLVYEQMGLIDSVRYRENDALQDMLEAEDTVGAGRHRIREEQGWAAFKHERDHGYKESR; this is encoded by the coding sequence ATGACAACCGACCAGGACACCAGCACTTGGAAGAAGACCCCCGACGGCATCCCCATCCCGCCACCGTCGCCGGACGACGTGCTGTACGAGGCCAGAGACGGGGTCGCGCGGATTACGCTAAATCGCCCCATCGTGCTCAACGCCATCAACAAGAACGTCAATCGACTCCTCGACGGCGCTTTCGACCAGGCCGAGTCAGACGAGGACGTGCGCGCTGTGATCCTGACAGGGGCCGGACGCGCCTTCTCGGCGGGAGGCGACCTGTGGTCGTCGCTCTACCCTGACGACGACCCCGCTCCGAACGCGATCGATCTGCAGCTACGCATCTGGTCGTTCCCGAAGCCCGTGATCGCAGCAGTACGCGGCCACGCTGTGGGCCAGGGATGCGAGCTGGCAGGCGTGTGCGACCTTACCATCGCCGCCGAGAGTGCGCGTATGGGCGAGATCCAGATACGCCACGGATTCGGCATTCCGATGCTCATCACTCCCTTTATCACCGGACAGAAGCAGGCCAAAGAGATACTGCTCCTGGGCGAGATCGTCACAGCAGAGGACGCTCTGCGCATGGGCATGGTCAACCGAGTCGTCCCGGACGACGAGCTAGATGAGGCCGCCAACGAGATGGCGCACAAGCTCGCGGTGCTCCCGCCTTCGGTGGTCCGGCTCAACAAGCGACTCGTCAACCTCGTGTACGAGCAGATGGGCCTGATCGACTCCGTTCGCTACCGCGAAAACGACGCGCTTCAGGACATGCTGGAGGCGGAGGACACGGTCGGCGCCGGACGTCATCGCATTCGCGAGGAGCAGGGATGGGCCGCGTTCAAGCACGAACGCGACCATGGGTACAAAGAATCAAGATAG